One Halioglobus japonicus DNA segment encodes these proteins:
- the rpoC gene encoding DNA-directed RNA polymerase subunit beta' — MKDLLNLLKAQGQTEEFDAIRIGLASPEMIRSWSFGEVKKPETINYRTFKPERDGLFCAKIFGPVKDYECLCGKYKRLKHRGVICEKCGVEVALAKVRRERMGHIELASPVAHIWFLKSLPSRIGLLLDMTLRDIERVLYFESYVVTDPGMTTLEQGQLLSDEQYYEAMEEFGDEFSAKMGAEAVQDLMMQLDLDHEIATLREEIPATNSETKIKKLSKRLKLMEAFANSGNKPEWMVLNALPVLPPDLRPLVPLDGGRFATSDLNDLYRRVINRNNRLKRLLDLNAPDIIVRNEKRMLQESVDALLDNGRRGRAITGSNKRPLKSLADMIKGKQGRFRQNLLGKRVDYSGRSVIVVGPTLRLHQCGLPKKMALELFKPFIFGKLEARGLATTIKAAKKMVEREPPEVWDILAEVIREHPVLLNRAPTLHRLGIQAFEPVLIEGKAIQLHPLVCAAYNADFDGDQMAVHVPLTLEAQLEARALMMSTNNILSPANGEPIIVPSQDVVLGLYYMTRERINAKGEGTLFANVSEVHRAYVAGHVHLQARVKVRVTETVVQDEGDPITRTFVAETTVGRALLWEIVPAGIAFDMVNQDMAKKAISRIINQCYRVVGLKATVIFADRLMYTGYEYSTRSGSSIGVNDFEIPEEKATLIEHAEAEVMEIEEQYAAGLVTQGEKYNKVIDIWSRANDLISKSMMEGLSKETVVNRDGEEEQQASFNSVYIYADSGARGSPAQIRQLAGMRGLMAKPDGSIIETPIIANFREGLNVSQYFISTHGARKGLADTALKTANSGYLTRRLVDVAQDLVVTEDDCGTDAGLLMTPVIDGGDIIESLGDRVLGRIVARDVMKPGSEDEIAITAGTMLDELWIKRLEEMSIDEIEVRSPITCETRHGICSACYGRDLARGHRVNMGEAIGVVAAQSIGEPGTQLTMRTFHIGGAASRATAQDNIQVMNDGTVRIHNLKTVENTDGNLVAVSRSGELSVLDVRGRERERYKLPYGAVLKVKDNEEVAAGAIVANWDPHTHPIITEVAGTVKFSGMEEGITIKRQTDELTGLSSISVMEASERPAAGKDIRPAVTLVDDKGEELCLAGTNVPAHYFLPALALVSMEDGAKIGAGDVIARIPQEGSKTRDITGGLPRVADLFEARKPKEPAILAEISGTVSFGKETKGKRRLVITPTDGKPLADGSDHYEVLIPKWRNMSVFEGEFVEKGEVVSEGPPSPHDILRLKGIEELAKYIVNEIQEVYRLQGVKINDKHIEVIVRQMLRKVIITTSGDSSLIKGEQVEYTTLLEENERLQAEGLVAATGERELLGITKASLATESFISAASFQETTRVLTEAAVTGKRDYLRGLKENVVVGRLIPAGTGLAYHEERKRNRDSDSDMMVSAQEIEAALTEALQADS, encoded by the coding sequence TTGAAAGACTTACTTAATCTGCTGAAAGCCCAGGGCCAGACAGAAGAGTTCGATGCGATTCGCATCGGCCTCGCTTCGCCGGAAATGATCCGTTCGTGGTCATTTGGCGAGGTGAAAAAGCCCGAAACTATCAACTACCGTACCTTCAAGCCGGAGCGTGACGGCCTGTTCTGTGCCAAGATCTTTGGCCCGGTAAAGGACTACGAGTGTCTCTGTGGCAAGTACAAGCGCCTCAAGCACCGCGGTGTTATCTGTGAGAAGTGTGGCGTTGAAGTTGCACTGGCGAAAGTACGCCGCGAGCGTATGGGCCACATCGAGCTGGCGAGCCCTGTGGCTCACATCTGGTTCCTGAAGTCCCTGCCGTCTCGTATCGGCCTTCTGCTGGACATGACCCTGCGCGATATCGAGCGGGTGTTGTACTTTGAAAGCTACGTGGTCACCGACCCGGGCATGACGACCCTCGAGCAGGGCCAGTTGCTGTCCGACGAGCAGTACTACGAAGCTATGGAAGAATTCGGTGACGAGTTCTCCGCCAAGATGGGCGCGGAAGCGGTCCAGGACCTGATGATGCAGTTGGATCTCGACCACGAGATTGCCACGCTGCGCGAAGAGATCCCGGCAACCAACTCCGAGACCAAGATCAAGAAGCTGTCCAAGCGCCTGAAGCTGATGGAAGCTTTTGCCAACTCCGGCAACAAGCCTGAGTGGATGGTACTGAACGCGCTGCCCGTGCTGCCGCCGGATCTGCGTCCGCTGGTACCGCTGGACGGCGGTCGCTTCGCGACTTCCGACCTGAACGATCTATACCGTCGTGTTATCAACCGTAACAACCGCCTGAAGCGTCTGCTGGACCTCAACGCGCCGGACATCATCGTGCGCAACGAGAAGCGTATGCTGCAGGAATCTGTGGACGCACTGTTGGACAACGGCCGTCGTGGCCGCGCCATTACCGGCTCCAACAAGCGTCCGCTGAAGTCTCTGGCTGACATGATTAAAGGTAAGCAGGGTCGCTTCCGTCAGAACCTGCTCGGTAAGCGCGTAGACTACTCTGGTCGTTCTGTGATCGTGGTGGGTCCCACCCTGCGTCTGCACCAGTGTGGCCTGCCCAAGAAGATGGCCCTGGAACTGTTCAAGCCATTTATCTTCGGCAAGCTGGAAGCCCGTGGCCTGGCCACGACGATTAAAGCTGCCAAGAAGATGGTGGAGCGCGAGCCGCCGGAAGTATGGGATATCCTCGCCGAAGTCATTCGCGAGCACCCCGTACTGCTGAACCGTGCACCGACCCTGCACCGTCTCGGCATTCAGGCATTTGAGCCTGTGCTGATTGAAGGTAAGGCAATCCAGCTGCACCCGCTGGTTTGTGCGGCCTACAACGCTGACTTCGACGGTGACCAGATGGCGGTACACGTACCGCTGACTCTGGAAGCCCAGTTGGAAGCGCGCGCACTGATGATGTCTACCAACAACATCCTGTCGCCCGCCAACGGTGAGCCCATTATCGTACCTTCCCAGGACGTGGTTCTGGGCCTGTACTACATGACCCGTGAGCGCATTAACGCCAAGGGTGAGGGCACGCTGTTTGCCAACGTTTCCGAAGTGCACCGTGCTTACGTTGCCGGTCACGTACACCTGCAGGCCCGCGTCAAGGTTCGTGTCACCGAGACTGTGGTTCAGGACGAGGGCGACCCAATCACTCGTACCTTTGTTGCTGAAACCACCGTCGGCCGTGCGCTGCTGTGGGAAATTGTCCCCGCCGGTATCGCCTTCGATATGGTGAACCAGGACATGGCCAAGAAGGCTATCTCCCGCATCATCAACCAGTGTTACCGAGTGGTTGGCCTGAAAGCGACTGTGATCTTTGCTGACCGCCTGATGTACACCGGTTACGAGTACTCCACTCGCTCCGGCTCCTCCATCGGTGTGAACGACTTCGAGATCCCCGAAGAGAAGGCTACCCTGATCGAACACGCGGAAGCCGAGGTTATGGAGATCGAAGAGCAGTACGCTGCCGGTCTGGTAACCCAGGGTGAGAAGTACAACAAGGTGATCGATATCTGGTCACGTGCCAACGACCTGATCTCCAAGTCGATGATGGAAGGCCTCTCTAAAGAGACTGTGGTCAACCGCGACGGCGAGGAAGAGCAGCAGGCATCCTTTAACTCCGTATACATCTACGCTGACTCCGGCGCGCGTGGTTCGCCCGCCCAGATCCGTCAGCTGGCGGGTATGCGTGGTCTGATGGCCAAGCCGGATGGCTCTATTATTGAGACACCCATTATTGCGAACTTCCGCGAAGGCCTGAACGTATCGCAGTACTTTATCTCTACTCACGGTGCTCGTAAGGGTCTGGCGGATACCGCTCTGAAGACTGCGAACTCCGGTTACCTGACCCGTCGTCTGGTTGACGTGGCGCAGGACTTGGTAGTGACCGAGGACGACTGTGGCACCGATGCCGGTCTGCTGATGACTCCGGTTATCGACGGCGGCGACATCATCGAATCCCTGGGTGACCGGGTGCTGGGCCGTATCGTGGCCCGCGATGTAATGAAGCCCGGTTCTGAAGACGAGATCGCGATTACCGCCGGCACTATGCTGGACGAACTGTGGATCAAGCGTCTGGAAGAGATGAGCATCGATGAGATCGAGGTTCGCTCGCCCATTACCTGTGAGACTCGTCACGGTATCTGTAGCGCTTGTTACGGTCGCGACCTGGCACGCGGTCACCGCGTGAACATGGGTGAAGCGATCGGTGTTGTGGCAGCCCAGTCGATCGGTGAACCCGGTACCCAGCTGACCATGCGTACCTTCCACATTGGTGGTGCGGCATCCCGGGCGACTGCCCAGGACAACATCCAGGTGATGAACGACGGTACCGTCCGTATTCACAACCTGAAGACCGTAGAGAACACTGACGGCAACCTGGTCGCGGTAAGCCGCTCCGGTGAACTTTCTGTTCTCGATGTACGCGGCCGCGAGCGTGAGCGCTACAAGCTGCCCTACGGTGCTGTGCTGAAAGTGAAGGACAACGAAGAGGTTGCCGCTGGCGCCATCGTTGCCAACTGGGATCCCCACACTCACCCGATCATCACCGAGGTGGCCGGTACCGTGAAGTTCAGCGGTATGGAAGAGGGTATTACCATTAAGCGCCAGACCGACGAGCTGACTGGTCTGTCCAGCATCTCGGTGATGGAAGCCTCCGAGCGTCCGGCTGCAGGTAAGGACATCCGTCCTGCCGTGACCCTGGTCGACGACAAGGGTGAGGAACTGTGCCTGGCAGGTACCAACGTACCGGCCCACTACTTCCTGCCTGCGCTGGCACTGGTGAGCATGGAAGACGGTGCCAAGATCGGCGCGGGTGATGTTATCGCCCGTATCCCGCAGGAAGGCTCCAAGACCCGTGACATCACCGGTGGTCTGCCCCGCGTTGCCGACCTGTTCGAAGCGCGTAAGCCGAAAGAGCCTGCCATTCTGGCGGAGATCTCCGGTACCGTGTCTTTCGGTAAAGAAACCAAAGGCAAGCGTCGTCTGGTGATTACCCCGACTGACGGCAAGCCGCTGGCGGATGGTTCCGATCACTACGAAGTACTGATTCCCAAGTGGCGCAACATGAGCGTGTTCGAGGGTGAATTCGTAGAGAAGGGTGAAGTGGTTTCTGAAGGACCGCCCAGCCCCCACGATATCCTGCGTCTCAAGGGCATCGAGGAACTGGCCAAGTACATCGTCAATGAGATCCAGGAGGTTTACCGCCTGCAGGGCGTGAAGATCAACGATAAGCACATTGAGGTGATTGTTCGCCAGATGCTGCGCAAGGTGATCATTACTACCAGCGGCGATTCCAGCCTGATCAAGGGCGAGCAGGTCGAGTACACCACGCTGCTGGAAGAGAACGAGCGTCTGCAGGCCGAAGGCCTGGTGGCTGCTACCGGCGAGCGCGAGCTGCTCGGCATCACCAAGGCGTCGCTGGCCACCGAAAGCTTCATCTCTGCGGCCTCCTTCCAGGAGACTACCCGCGTACTGACCGAAGCTGCGGTAACCGGCAAGCGCGACTACCTGCGTGGCCTGAAGGAGAACGTGGTTGTGGGTCGTCTGATCCCCGCCGGTACTGGCCTGGCCTATCACGAAGAGCGCAAACGCAACCGCGATTCCGACTCTGACATGATGGTTTCTGCTCAGGAAATCGAAGCGGCGCTGACCGAAGCACTGCAAGCTGATAGCTGA
- the rpoB gene encoding DNA-directed RNA polymerase subunit beta produces the protein MAYSYTEKKRIRKDFGMLPKVMDVPYLLAIQLDSYRKFTQQGVPLDKRGAYGLHAAFKSVFPIVSYSGNAALEYVDYALGTPVFDVNECQLRGVTYSCSLRVKVRLIIYDKDSSNKTIKDIKEQEVYMGEIPLMTDNGTFVINGTERVIVSQLHRSPGVFFDHDKGKTHSSGKLLYSARVIPYRGSWLDFEFDPKDLVYVRIDRRRKLPATVLLRALGYQSEEILDMFYDVNTFHSDGEGNYTITLIPERLRGDVAAFDIKAGKKVVVEQGRRITARHIRELEKANVTELEVPGDYLNGRALAKNIVDEKSGEILVECNTELTEEILAQLDEAGVKEIETLYTNELDCGPFISDTLRLDTTRNELEALVEIYRMMRPGEPPTKESAENLFQNLFFSSDRYDLSAVGRMKFNRRLGREEVTGEGILDKEDIVAVLSTLVDIRNGKGIVDDIDHLGNRRVRSVGEMAENQFRVGLVRVERAVKERLSMAESEGLMPQDLINAKPVSAAVKEFFGSSQLSQFMDQNNPLSEVTHKRRVSALGPGGLTRERAGFEVRDVHPTHYGRVCPIETPEGPNIGLINSLATYARTNEYGFLESPYRKVKNGKVTDDIEFLSAINEAEHVIAQASAPLDKNNNFVEELINVRHLNENTLKGADDIDYMDVSPKQVVSVAAALIPFLEHDDANRALMGSNMQRQAVPTLVSDKPLVGTGMERHVAADSGVCVVAKRGGVIDSVDASRIVVRVNDKDVGVDEAPVDIYNLTKYTRSNQNTCINQRPIVKTGDAVARGDILADGPSIDMGELALGQNMRIAFMPWNGYNFEDSILVSERVVKEDRFTTIHIQELTCIARDTKLGPEEISSDIPNVGESALAKLDESGIVYIGAEVDAGDILVGKVTPKGETQLTPEEKLLRAIFGEKASDVKDTSLRVPSSTKGTVIDVQVFTRDGLEKDARALQIEKHQLDEYRKDLKEEFRIFEEATFARLGNLIKNKTTVSGGGLTKGTKLTEKVLNELDREQWFKLKLSDSELNESLASAQRQLQEQEKLLEERFEDKKGKLQSGDDLAPGVLKIVKVYLAIKRRIQPGDKMAGRHGNKGVISVIMPVEDMPYDENGEPVDIVLNPLGVPSRMNVGQILETHLGMAAKGLGDKINVMIEEQKKVAEVRKFLEAIYNNGAGRTEDIKSLSDEEVMELAKNLSGGVPMATPVFDGAAESSIKDLLTLADLPDSGQFTLYDGRTGDSFDRPVTVGYMYMLKLNHLVDDKMHARSTGSYSLVTQQPLGGKAQFGGQRFGEMEVWALEAYGAAYTLQEMLTVKSDDVTGRTKMYKNIVDGDHRMEPGMPESFNVLVKEIRSLGIDIELENE, from the coding sequence ATGGCATACTCGTACACTGAGAAAAAGCGTATTCGCAAAGATTTCGGCATGCTGCCGAAGGTAATGGATGTACCTTACCTGCTTGCGATTCAACTCGATTCATACCGTAAATTTACCCAGCAGGGTGTTCCACTGGATAAGCGCGGCGCCTATGGCTTGCACGCGGCTTTTAAATCCGTATTCCCCATTGTCAGCTACTCCGGTAACGCTGCCCTGGAATACGTCGATTACGCATTGGGCACGCCTGTCTTTGACGTCAACGAATGTCAGCTGCGCGGTGTGACCTACTCCTGCTCCCTGCGGGTGAAAGTGCGCCTGATCATCTACGATAAGGATTCGTCCAACAAGACCATCAAGGACATCAAGGAACAGGAAGTCTACATGGGGGAGATCCCCCTGATGACCGACAACGGTACCTTCGTCATCAACGGTACCGAGCGTGTAATCGTGTCCCAGCTGCACCGTTCCCCGGGTGTATTCTTCGACCATGACAAGGGCAAGACCCACTCCTCCGGCAAGCTGCTGTACAGCGCCCGGGTGATTCCCTACCGTGGCTCATGGCTGGACTTCGAGTTTGACCCCAAGGATCTGGTATACGTACGTATCGACCGTCGCCGTAAGCTGCCTGCCACCGTGCTGCTGCGCGCGCTGGGTTACCAGTCAGAGGAAATCCTCGACATGTTCTACGATGTAAATACCTTCCACTCCGACGGCGAAGGTAATTACACAATCACCCTGATTCCCGAGCGTCTGCGCGGCGACGTTGCTGCGTTCGACATCAAGGCTGGCAAAAAGGTTGTGGTTGAACAGGGCCGTCGTATTACCGCCCGCCACATTCGCGAGCTGGAAAAAGCCAACGTTACAGAACTGGAAGTCCCCGGCGATTATCTCAATGGCCGCGCCCTGGCCAAGAACATCGTTGACGAGAAGTCCGGTGAAATTCTGGTTGAATGTAACACCGAGCTGACTGAAGAGATTCTGGCCCAGCTGGACGAAGCCGGCGTTAAGGAAATCGAGACTCTGTACACCAATGAGCTGGACTGCGGTCCGTTCATCTCCGACACGCTGCGTCTGGACACCACGCGCAACGAACTGGAAGCGCTGGTAGAAATTTACCGGATGATGCGCCCTGGTGAGCCGCCCACCAAGGAGTCCGCCGAGAACCTGTTCCAGAACCTGTTCTTCTCTTCCGACCGCTACGATCTGTCAGCCGTTGGTCGCATGAAGTTCAACCGTCGCCTGGGTCGTGAAGAAGTCACCGGCGAAGGCATTCTGGACAAAGAAGATATTGTTGCAGTGCTGTCTACCCTGGTCGACATCCGCAACGGTAAAGGCATTGTCGATGACATCGACCACCTGGGTAACCGCCGTGTTCGCTCCGTGGGCGAAATGGCAGAAAACCAGTTCCGCGTCGGTCTGGTACGTGTAGAGCGCGCTGTAAAAGAGCGTCTTTCCATGGCCGAGAGCGAAGGCCTCATGCCCCAGGACCTGATCAACGCCAAGCCGGTATCCGCTGCTGTGAAGGAATTCTTCGGTTCCAGCCAGCTGTCCCAGTTTATGGATCAGAACAACCCGCTGTCTGAGGTGACCCACAAGCGCCGCGTCTCTGCACTCGGCCCCGGTGGTCTGACCCGCGAACGCGCCGGATTCGAAGTGCGCGACGTACACCCGACCCACTACGGTCGTGTATGTCCGATTGAAACGCCTGAGGGTCCGAACATTGGTTTGATCAACTCGCTGGCAACCTATGCCCGCACCAACGAGTACGGCTTCCTGGAAAGCCCGTACCGTAAGGTGAAAAACGGCAAGGTCACCGACGATATCGAATTCCTGTCCGCGATTAACGAAGCCGAGCACGTCATTGCCCAAGCGTCTGCACCGCTGGACAAGAACAACAACTTCGTTGAAGAGCTGATTAACGTTCGCCACCTCAATGAGAACACCCTCAAGGGCGCTGATGACATCGATTACATGGATGTCTCGCCCAAGCAGGTAGTTTCCGTTGCGGCAGCATTGATTCCGTTCCTCGAGCACGATGACGCGAACCGCGCCCTGATGGGCTCGAACATGCAGCGTCAGGCTGTACCGACCCTGGTGAGCGACAAGCCGCTGGTAGGTACCGGTATGGAGCGCCACGTTGCCGCCGACTCCGGCGTGTGTGTGGTTGCCAAGCGTGGCGGTGTCATCGACTCCGTCGACGCCAGCCGCATCGTGGTACGCGTGAACGACAAGGACGTAGGTGTCGATGAGGCGCCGGTTGATATTTACAACCTGACCAAGTACACCCGTTCCAACCAGAACACCTGCATTAACCAGCGCCCGATCGTTAAGACCGGCGACGCGGTTGCCCGCGGCGATATCCTCGCCGACGGTCCGTCGATTGACATGGGTGAGCTGGCCCTGGGTCAGAACATGCGTATCGCGTTCATGCCCTGGAATGGTTACAACTTTGAGGATTCCATCCTCGTGTCTGAGCGTGTTGTGAAGGAAGACCGCTTCACCACCATCCACATTCAGGAACTGACCTGTATCGCCCGTGACACCAAGCTGGGGCCCGAGGAAATCTCCTCTGATATCCCCAACGTTGGCGAGAGCGCCCTGGCCAAGCTGGATGAGTCCGGCATTGTCTACATCGGTGCTGAAGTTGACGCCGGCGATATCCTGGTAGGTAAGGTCACGCCGAAAGGTGAGACCCAGCTGACCCCGGAAGAGAAACTGCTGCGTGCGATTTTCGGTGAGAAGGCCTCCGACGTAAAAGACACTTCCTTGCGCGTGCCTTCCAGCACCAAGGGTACTGTCATCGACGTGCAGGTATTCACCCGCGACGGTCTGGAAAAGGACGCTCGCGCCCTGCAGATCGAAAAGCACCAGCTGGACGAGTACCGCAAGGACCTGAAAGAAGAGTTCCGTATCTTCGAAGAAGCGACCTTTGCGCGTCTGGGTAACCTGATCAAGAACAAGACTACCGTCTCCGGCGGTGGCCTGACCAAGGGCACCAAGCTCACCGAGAAGGTACTCAACGAACTGGATCGCGAACAGTGGTTCAAGCTGAAGCTGTCTGACAGCGAGCTGAACGAATCCCTGGCTTCTGCCCAGCGTCAGCTGCAGGAGCAGGAAAAACTGCTCGAAGAGCGTTTCGAAGACAAGAAAGGGAAGCTGCAGTCTGGCGACGACCTGGCGCCTGGCGTACTCAAGATCGTCAAGGTTTACCTGGCGATCAAGCGTCGCATCCAGCCCGGTGACAAGATGGCTGGACGTCACGGTAACAAGGGTGTGATCTCGGTGATCATGCCGGTAGAAGACATGCCCTATGACGAGAACGGTGAGCCGGTCGATATCGTGCTCAACCCGCTGGGTGTACCGTCGCGTATGAACGTGGGCCAGATTCTCGAAACTCACCTTGGCATGGCGGCGAAAGGTCTTGGCGACAAGATTAACGTCATGATCGAAGAGCAGAAGAAGGTTGCCGAGGTGCGCAAGTTCCTCGAGGCGATCTACAACAACGGTGCCGGCCGCACAGAGGACATCAAGTCCCTGAGCGACGAAGAAGTGATGGAACTCGCCAAGAACCTGTCTGGCGGTGTACCCATGGCGACGCCGGTATTCGATGGTGCTGCTGAATCTTCTATCAAGGACCTGCTGACCCTGGCCGACCTGCCAGACAGCGGCCAGTTCACCCTGTACGACGGCCGTACCGGCGATTCATTCGATCGCCCCGTAACGGTTGGCTACATGTACATGCTGAAGCTGAACCACCTGGTAGACGACAAGATGCACGCTCGTTCCACAGGCTCTTACAGCCTCGTTACCCAGCAGCCGCTGGGTGGTAAGGCCCAGTTCGGTGGCCAGCGCTTCGGTGAGATGGAAGTGTGGGCACTGGAAGCCTACGGTGCGGCGTACACCCTGCAGGAGATGTTGACCGTGAAATCGGACGACGTCACCGGTCGTACCAAGATGTACAAGAATATTGTTGATGGTGACCATCGTATGGAGCCGGGCATGCCCGAGTCCTTCAATGTGTTGGTTAAGGAAATCCGTTCGCTCGGTATCGATATCGAGCTTGAGAACGAGTAA
- the rplL gene encoding 50S ribosomal protein L7/L12: MSKEDILNAIAEMSVMEVVELIEAMEEKFGVTAAAAVAAAPAAAGGDAGAAAEEKTEFDVVLTSAGDKKVNVIKVVRAVTGLGLKEAKGLVDGAPSPIKEGASKEEAEDIKKQLEEAGGAAELK; this comes from the coding sequence ATGTCTAAAGAAGACATTTTGAATGCAATTGCAGAAATGAGCGTAATGGAAGTCGTTGAGCTCATCGAAGCAATGGAAGAGAAGTTTGGTGTAACCGCTGCTGCAGCTGTTGCTGCTGCACCGGCTGCTGCTGGCGGCGACGCTGGCGCGGCTGCAGAAGAGAAGACTGAGTTCGATGTAGTTCTGACTTCTGCTGGTGACAAGAAAGTTAACGTCATCAAGGTAGTACGTGCAGTAACTGGTCTTGGCCTGAAAGAAGCCAAAGGCCTGGTTGACGGCGCTCCTTCCCCCATCAAGGAAGGTGCTTCCAAGGAAGAAGCCGAAGACATCAAGAAGCAGCTGGAAGAAGCCGGCGGCGCTGCAGAACTCAAGTAA
- the rplJ gene encoding 50S ribosomal protein L10 has product MAIGLEDKKAIVAEVNETATSALSLVIADARGVQVDSMTALRKEARENQVTLRVVRNTLAKRALEGTEYECVNDTLAGPSLFGFSMEDPGAAARLFKDFAKDNEEFEVKALAVSGQMLGAEQLDVLAKLPTRDQALSMLMSVMQAPATKLVQTMNEVPGKLVRTLAAVRDQKEAAA; this is encoded by the coding sequence GTGGCAATTGGACTCGAAGACAAGAAAGCGATCGTAGCTGAAGTTAACGAGACAGCCACCAGTGCACTGTCCCTCGTTATCGCGGATGCCCGCGGTGTACAGGTAGACAGCATGACTGCTCTGCGCAAAGAAGCGCGCGAAAACCAGGTGACCCTGCGTGTAGTACGCAACACCCTGGCCAAGCGGGCTCTGGAAGGTACCGAATACGAGTGCGTTAACGACACTCTCGCCGGTCCCTCCCTGTTTGGTTTTTCTATGGAAGACCCGGGCGCAGCGGCACGACTCTTCAAGGACTTCGCGAAAGACAACGAAGAATTTGAAGTAAAGGCATTGGCGGTAAGTGGCCAGATGCTGGGTGCTGAGCAATTGGATGTTCTGGCTAAGCTGCCGACCCGCGACCAGGCACTCTCAATGCTGATGAGTGTTATGCAAGCGCCGGCAACCAAGCTGGTACAGACCATGAACGAAGTACCTGGAAAACTGGTTCGCACACTCGCTGCAGTACGCGATCAGAAGGAAGCGGCGGCGTAA
- the rplA gene encoding 50S ribosomal protein L1, with translation MAKLTKRQKAFKEKVNPEKAYPLEEAVSLLKELATAKFNETVEVAVNLGIDARKSDQAVRGATTLPNGTGSDVRVAVFTQGEAAEKAKAAGADLVGMEDLAEQIKGGMMDFDVVIASPDAMRVVGQLGQVLGPRGLMPNPKTGTVTPDVETAVNNAKAGQVRYRTDKNGIVHGGIGKIDFDLDAIRGNLEAVLADLKKAKPAAAKGVYMKKISLSTTMGPGITIDQGSLES, from the coding sequence ATGGCCAAGCTGACCAAGCGCCAGAAGGCATTTAAAGAGAAGGTGAACCCTGAGAAGGCCTACCCGCTGGAAGAAGCGGTAAGCCTGCTGAAGGAGCTCGCCACTGCCAAGTTCAACGAGACCGTTGAAGTGGCCGTAAACCTGGGCATCGATGCCCGTAAATCTGACCAGGCTGTTCGCGGCGCAACCACTCTGCCTAACGGCACTGGTTCCGACGTACGCGTTGCGGTTTTCACCCAGGGTGAAGCTGCTGAGAAAGCCAAGGCCGCCGGCGCTGACCTGGTAGGCATGGAAGACCTGGCGGAACAGATCAAGGGCGGCATGATGGACTTCGACGTTGTCATCGCCTCTCCCGACGCGATGCGCGTTGTTGGTCAGCTGGGCCAGGTACTGGGTCCTCGCGGCCTGATGCCCAACCCCAAGACTGGCACCGTAACTCCCGATGTGGAAACTGCGGTTAACAACGCCAAGGCTGGTCAGGTGCGCTACCGCACCGACAAGAACGGCATTGTTCACGGCGGTATCGGCAAGATCGATTTCGACCTGGATGCCATTCGCGGCAACCTCGAAGCTGTACTGGCTGACCTGAAGAAGGCCAAGCCTGCCGCTGCCAAGGGCGTCTACATGAAGAAAATCAGCCTGAGCACCACTATGGGCCCGGGCATCACCATCGACCAGGGGTCGTTGGAGTCGTAA
- the secE gene encoding preprotein translocase subunit SecE, producing the protein MSAETSASRFDGLKWLVVFALIGVAVVGNSMYADQSLLYRVLGIVALGIVAALVALQTAKGAAFWALVKGSRTEIRKVVWPTRQETVQTTMIVVVFVLLVALLLWGLDSFLGWLVSLAIG; encoded by the coding sequence ATGAGTGCTGAAACTAGCGCGAGCCGTTTCGATGGGTTGAAGTGGCTTGTTGTCTTCGCCCTGATCGGCGTAGCGGTTGTCGGCAACAGTATGTACGCAGACCAGTCACTGCTTTACCGCGTGCTGGGTATTGTTGCGCTCGGAATTGTTGCTGCTCTGGTTGCCCTGCAAACCGCCAAGGGGGCGGCGTTCTGGGCGCTGGTAAAAGGTTCGCGTACCGAAATTCGCAAGGTGGTCTGGCCGACGCGTCAGGAAACCGTGCAGACCACGATGATCGTGGTGGTATTTGTGTTGTTGGTGGCGCTGCTGCTCTGGGGCTTGGATAGCTTCCTGGGTTGGCTGGTGTCGCTGGCGATTGGTTAA